The DNA window TAAAGTCGGGCTTTGAAGGAATTAGAAAATTTCTGGATGCATATTTGGATCACAGGAACGAACACGCAACGGAAGGCTTAAATCCGGCTTTTTTAGACGAGATGGACAGATTGGAGAAGGAGCTGGATCTACATTTTTTGCTTTCCGAAATTCCTGAAGCTCTCCGCCAGAGTCAGGATTGTATAGGCCGGATCAGCCGTATTGTAAAATCCGTTAAAGAGTTTTCTCATCCGGGGGCGAAAGAAAAACATCCGGTCAACATCAATAGAGCCCTTGACGATGTCTTGAACGTCTGTCGAAATGAGTGGAAAAACATTGCCGAAGTAGAAAAAGACTACGATGAATCCCTTCCCTCGGTTCCCGCTTATCCCGATGAGCTCAATCAGGTGTTCTTGAACGTGATAATGAACGCCGTGCAGGCGGTTAAAGAGAAGGTGGGAGATAAACCGTCGGAACTCGGTACCCTGAGAATTGAGACGCGAAGGAAGGGGGAATGGTGTGAGATTCGTATATCCGACACCGGTGTGGGAATCCCTGAAGAAATCAGGGATCGAGTCTTTGAGCCCTTTTTTACTACCAGAGACGTAGGAAAAGGGACGGGACAGGGACTGGCCATAGCTCAGTCAATCGTTATGAACAAACACAAGGGCCAGATATTTTTCGAAAGTACCGTTGGAAAGGGAACCACTTTCGTAATACGCTTGCCTTTGAGGAGTGATAATGATTTCAGCGACGGAAACACTCAGTATATAGGCTAGTCTGACGCAAAGATTGCAGGGAGCAGGAGATTAGGCGGGATGGGGCAGAGCGAAAAAATATTGTTCGTCGATGATGAGCCCAATCTGTTGATGGCCGTAAAACGCAGTTTGCACAATCGGTTTTCGGTGGATACTGCCGAAAGCGGGAAGGAAGGGCTTGAAAAAATCAAGAAGCAGGGTCCATACGCCGTCGTGGTCGCCGACTTGAGGATGCCCATTATGGACGGCATCCAGTTTCTTACCCGTGTCAGGGAGATTTCTCCGGAGACGGTTCGTATGATGCTTACAGGATACGCCGACGTTACCACGGCCATTGAGGCAATAAACTCGGGTAATGTCTTTCGATTTCTTACGAAGCCCTGTGCTGTCGATGTGCTGGTGAAAAACCTGGAAGCAGGTCTCCAGCAGTACCGTCTCATAAGGGCAGAAAAGGAGCTTCTGGAGAAGACCTTAAAGGGCTGCATAGCCCTTCTTTCCGAGGTTCTTTCGCTGACAAATCCGGAAGCTTTTGGAAGGGCTTCCAGAATTGCCCGCTATGCCGTATGGATTGCCAGAGAAGTGGGCTATGGAGAGCTCTGGAAGGTGGAGACGGCAGCCATGTTATCCCAGCTTGGATGTCTCCTTGTCCCAGAGGAAACAATACTCAAAGTTTATCGGGGTGAGGAACTTGTAGGTGAGGAAAAACAGCTAATGGAGATGCATCCTTCTGTCGCGGCACATCTTATACGCCATATTCCGCGTCTTGAGGATATAGCCCGCATTGTGGCTTACCAGGAAAAGCATTATGACGGCTCCGGCATTCCCATAGACACTGTCAAAGGCGAAGAAATACCGATTGAGTCACGGATACTTAAGCTGGCAATTGACCTGGAAAAGCTCGTCAGTGCAGGCCATCCCATAACCGAATCCTACCAGATCATGAGATCATGTTCAGGCGTCTATGATCCTGCTTTAATGCCCGGCCTTGCCCGGATTGTTAACATTCAGGCTAACTACAAAAAGAAGAGCCTTTATCTTAAAGAACTCAGGGGAGGCATGATTGTCGCCGGAAGCGTTTATTCCAGCGATGGAAGACTTTTGATTAGAGAGGGTCACGAGATCACGCCTGTGATTTTACAGCGGTTGAGAAATTTTGCAGCTACAGTCGGGGTAAACGAACCCATTGAAGTTTACGTTCCTCAGCAATCCTCTGATAGGTCTCCAAACTGAGGCTGGCGGTTTCAAAGGGAAATGCGATATTTTTTTATTTTACGCCAGAGCGTGGTTCTGGGTAGTCCCAGTATTCTGGAAGCAAGGCTTTTGTTGTAGTTCGTCTTTTTCAGAACCTTTTCAATGTAGCGTTTTTCCATTTCTTCCAGGGTTATCATGTCCCGGAGGTCAAGAGGTTGTAGTTCAAGATGCGATAAGTCAGGCGGCAGGTCGTCGAGGGTTATGAGCTCAGAGTCGGCCAGGGCCACAGCCCTTTCTATGATGTTCTCAAGTTCCCGAACGTTTCCGGGGTAATCGTAGCTGAGCAGAAGACTCATGGCTTCTGGAGCCACTCCCCTGACCCTTTTCCCAAAAGCTTTTGCGTACTTTTCGATCATATATCTTACCAGGACGGGTATATCTTCTTTTCTTTCAGACAGTGGGGGAAGAGATATGGATACCACATTTAGCCTGTAATAAAGATCTTCCCGAAAACGCCCGGATTCCACTTCTTGTTTGAGATCCTTGTTGGTTGCCGCAATTATTCTTATGTCAAGCTTTATCGGGGTCGTTCCTCCAACGCGGAGTATCTGTTTGTCCTGTAGAACGTGTAACAGTTTCACCTGCATACTGGGCGGCATCTCTGCAATTTCGTCGAGAAATACGGTGCCCCCGTCGGCGGTTTCAAGCAGACCGATTTTTCTCTCTATAGCTCCTGTGAAGGCTCCTTTCTCGTACCCGAAGAGTTCACTGCTGATGAGTTCTTCGGTAAAACCGCCACAGTTAAAACACACGAAGGGTTTTTCACTCCTTTGACTTAGCCTGTGAATGGCCCGTGCAACCAGTGCCTTTCCGGTACCGCTGGCGCCCTGGATGAGAACGTTGCAGTCAAGAGGCGCAACCTTTTTTATTACCGAAAAGACTTCCTGCATCGGTCTGCTGGTGCCTATGATCCCGTCAAAGGACGAACTCGTTGTAATCTCCCTCTTAAGCCTTATATTTTCTTCCTGGACCGATATGCGCTCAAGAGCCCTTCGAACCAGGTGCCTTATTTCCGGGAGCCTGATGGGCTTGGTCACATAGTGAAACGCTCCCTCTTTGATGGCTTCAACGGCGTTGTTTATAGAGCCGTAACCGGTAATGATGATTACCTCGGTATGAGGCTTCTGTCTCTTGATATGCCTCAAAATGCTCATTCCATCACCGTCAGGCAATCTTAAATCCAGAAGCACTACGTCGAAATCGACGTGAGAAAGCCTCTGACAAAAGGACTTTGCAGATAGGAAGGTCTCCACCTCGTGACCCTCCCTGGATAGGGCCGATTCTAGCCTTTTGCAAACAAGCTGTTCATCGTCAACTATCGCTATTCTTCTGACTATCATCCTCACACTTGCCTGATTTGCATTTCTTTAAAAATACCGAAAAGGTTGTACCCTTTCCCACTTCACTTTGAACTTCTATATGACCTCCGTGTTTTTTGACAAGAGAATAGGTCACAGAGAGCCCGAGTCCCGTTCCCCGACCCACACCTTTGGTCGTATAAAAGGGGGTAAAAATGTGTTTTAAGTCTTCCGGTTTAATCCCTTTGCCGTCGTCAATTACGTCAACCCTTACGTATTCATCCGATTCTTCCGAAGCACTGACAATTATGGATCCGGAGTTCTCGATGGCCTGTATGGCATTCAGAAAGAGATTCAAAAATATTTGCTGAAGGCTTCTGAAATGTCCCAAAACTTGAGGAAATTGCTCGGGGATATTCATTTCAAATCGAATACCGGCAAGCATGATCTGGTTTTTCACAAGCCTGTAGGTTTTGTAAATTACCTCTCGCAGGTCCAGACAACTGAGGCTCAGCTTTTCGGTCCTCGAAAAATCAAGAAGATTTTTGACAATGTCTGCCGCACGTTCCGCCTGCTGAATTATGTCGAAAACCAGCTCCCGAACCTCTATGGGCAAATCATCGGCGTATTCCTCAATGAGGGTGTCTGCACAGAGGCAGATGTTGTTTAAAGGATTGTTAAGTTCGTGGGCAATGCCTGCAGTAAAGGTCCCTATGGCGGCTATCTTTCTGGACTGTATCAGAGCTTCCTGGTTTATTTCCAGCTCACGGGCCATGCTGTTAAAGGCCTTTATCAACCTTGATATCTCATCGTTTCCCATCCAGGAACCGGGTATGGGGCTGAAATCTCCGTGGGCAACCCTTTCGGTCGTGTCTTCTATAAGGCGAAGCGGTTTTAACAGCCGCTGAGATACAAGGTTTATAGTTAGCGTTGCCACTATTACAAAAACCCCGAGAAAAACAAAGGGCAGGGCGGCGGTCCGCCTGAAAGATTTGTGAATCATCTCTCGCTTTCTTCTGACCAGTTCATTTGCCGTGTCAACCAGTTGCTTGCCCAGATCTCGGAGCTCATCGGGTGATTCAAGAATTATGTTTTTGTCTATCCGCCCTCTTTCGATTATCTCCGAATACCTGCCGAGCTTGCTTACCAGAGTCTTATAAGTGCCCGATCCCATTACCCTGTCGATGTCAGAGGCAAGCTCATGAACCGTTTTTAAGGTATCCTGCAGGTACAGAAACCCTTCTTCCAGGTTTCGTGGGTCTCCGTAAAGAAGGAAGTTTTTCTCATATCTCCGTACTTCCAGTATGTCGTTGAGAAGATCTTCAAATTTCTGCGTCATAAGAAGCATGTGGCTGATATTCATTATCTGCCACACATAGATAAGACTGACGCTACAGGCGAACAACAGGCTTACAACGGTAATAAAAAGAATCTTTGCCCTGATAGTTCTAAACATTTCAGCCTCTTACGCTGCAGCCTACCTTAAAACCAGGACAGAGGTACGGCTGGTGCCGATAAAGTGTTCGATGGAGTCACGCTGAAAAAGGCGGTCCAGCAGCGATTTTTTCCCCATCCACAAGGCCAGCAGACCGTTCTGCACCCTCTCGGTTATAAACTTCTCAAAATCGTCAATCTCGGTGAAGCTACTCGATACATCAAGTCCCCTGTTTCTGTAATACCCGTAAATTTCGTCGAACCAGGCGTAAACATCGCGCTTGACCCCTCCACCTTTGGTCAAAGCTATTATATTCAGCTTTGCGTTGTGAATCACTGCCATTTGATTTACCAACTCGAGAGATTCCTGCGTTATGGTGCTTTCATCAAGACAGGCGTGAATTTCGTTAATCGGTTCTTTTTCCTTTACGAGCAACACGGAGCAGGGCAGTGTATTAACCAGCTTTCTGGGGAAAGCAGGATCGTCTTGCCATAGGCATTCAGGGCCGTAAGTGCAACCCAGCACAACCAGACTAACTCCTTCTTCGTCCACGGCAGAGAGAACTTCTGCTACGGGCTGGCCGAATCTGATCTTTACCCTCAGGTCCTTGAGCCTTCCCCGACAGACCTTGATCTGTTCGTAATGCCCTTCTTCAACACAAAACCACTCGTATCGGAAGTCGTTATCCCTGTATGGGCATTCTTCTGGCTTCCAGTGTTCCATGAAGCGTTGGCGATACCTTTCGAGGGCATCGATCAAGGGATGTTCAAAGCCGAGATCGAACAATCCGCCTTTGCATCCCCTTTTTGGAATTAACTGACGAGGCAATATCCCCAGCATCGTGACATCTGAGAAGGTATTCTCGGCCACATGGGTTAATTCGTCGAGCGCATACAAACTGTACTCATGCTGATCGGCCACGAAAAGTATTCTCATGGTAAACCCTCCTTTAAGACTAATGTTTTTCACAACGACCTGTACCCGGGCCAGCTGATGATTATTTCAGGGACAACCAGATACGAAGATCAGGTAATCGGGAATTCATCGTTAAAACGGCTGCTCTACGCACCGGTATCCTGTAAGGCTTCCTGCCGGAGCTTTTTTTCCGCTCTTCGAACGATTTCGTAAATTTCGCTGAGCTTGAAAGGCTTTGCAATAAAGTCAAATACACCTTTCTGGAAAGACTGCCTTGCCGTTTCCATGGTGGCAAATCCCGTGATCACTATTACTTGAGTGGCAGGCGATTTCTCCTTTACACGGGTAAGAAAGGTCATACCGTCTATGCCTTCCATTTTGAGGTCAGTAATAACAATGTCAAAATCTTTCTCCATAACCCGTTCCATGGCCTTGGAACTGTCCGTAAAAACCTCCACTTCGTATCCGTTTTTTTCCAGGTAAGGCTTAAGCCGCTTGCAGACTATTGGTTCATCGTCCAGAACCAGTATTGTAGTTTTTTGCCTGACATCCATGTTCGCCTCCTTTTACTTTCGTTAAACTGTGCAAAGTTTCAACAAACCTGTCGGCGTAGTGAAAAATCAGCGCATCCGAGTCCATCTGAGTATCCAGTTGACGGGTGTAGCCGATGAGAGCTCCCAGGATTTTCATGCGCTCGTACATCTGTGACCTGTTCAACTTCTTGACCCTACCGACTATCAGATCTCCTCTTACTTCAGTCACAAAGTCAAAGGTATCAAGAATGTGGCCAATACATCTGGCCCGTCGGGATTTACGCACATCGTCGGTGACTCCTCCTGCAAATCTGAAGTAAATGTAGTTGTCGTTCTGATTTTCGGTAATATAAGCGTCGACAATGTTGAAATGATAACCCAGGCGTAAGTTCAGGTTCATGTAATCCCTTGAGATCACAACGAGGTTTCTTCCTATCTGATCGGGGGCCGCCACATTGTAGGAGAAAGTTTTCGTAACGCTTGACATCAAACTGCCGAAATCCACTTCAACCGGTTCTGTGCTCCATATACCGGGTAGCAACAGACCTTCCAGCAGAGCACTTAGCGGAGTGCACGCTATGTCCCCGGGGCTTATTTTAGACGGCAAAGGCTGCGATTGGTGAAGTCCTCCGCCTATGTCGACGACAAAAAGACCAAGTGGAATGGGCAATACCAGCATCCTGGGTCTGGATCCCACCTCGTGAGGATAGGTCTCGCTTATTCTGATTATCTCATCGACTGCTTTTTCATGGACATATCTCGTTATGTCGTGATAAGTCCTGCAGCGTTGGGGAATGAAGTCGGAACTCTGGGGATCCAGCAGGGTCAGGGGGCTCATTTTCTTCAGTACCCTGCGCAGTAGCCTGTATTCATAGGATTCTTCAAATACCGTTTCCTCTGTCAGCTCCTGCAGGCATAGCTCGTTTATCACGCCCCTGAAGACCGCATTTTGAGTAGTATCTAAGGTTATCTCCATTCCGGTTTTCAGGACCTCGGTGGCACTTTCGGTCCCAACGAGCATTGGGATACGAAATTCCCTGGCAATGGTAGCCAGATGACCCGTTGGCGATCCGTAATCGGCAATTATACCTCTTATATGTCTGATCAATCTGGCAAGGCGGGGCGATGTATGTCGAACAACGAGAATTGAGCCGTGAGGGACTTGATCCATCTTATCCAGATCCTCCAGTACGAAAACCCTGCCTGCAGCCACACCCTGATGGACGATTGCTCCCTTGCCCGACATGATGACCGGTGCCGAAAGTAAAAGAGTCGCCAGGTCACAGCCGTTGGGTTTTTCCGGCTTACTTATTATCAGAGGTCGAGCCTGCAAGATGTATAAGCTGCCGTCTCGATCCAGAGCCCATTCAATGTCTTGGGGCCTTTTAAAGTAACGCTCTATAAGCATCCCCATATCGGCCAACCTGCTCAATTCAGGGGAATGAAGGCAGGGTTCATATTGTTGCTCCTCCGGTACATCTCTCCACTCAACGCCACCTTCATCAACCGCCACGAGCTGAGATTCCTTCTTGACTATTCTCATCGAGATGACCGAGTAGGGTGCCGTCCTGTCAACGGTGAACTCATCTGCACGGCCACGCCCTTCCACAACAGACGGCCCTAACCCCCATGAAGCACTGATACGCATAACCCCCTGAGCAGGGTTGAGAGGATCAAGGGTGTACAGTACGCCGCTACACCTGGGATAAATCATAACCTGACAGAGTACGGCAATGAGAGATTCATGTTCCTTAATCCCTTTTCGAAAACGGTATGTGAGGGCTTCATAGGAGTAAAGGCTGGAAAGTACATCAAAGTAAGCATCCAGAATTGCATTTTTCCTGACGTTCAGGACACTTCTGAGAATACCTGCGAAGCTATGTTGAGAATCTTCAAGCCAGGCACTGCTTCTAACGGCAAAAAAGGGCCTCGTTGTACCGGTTTTTTCGGTCACTTCGTTTACTGCCTTTTCTATTTCTCCACTCAAGCGCTTCGGTATCTTGGCGTCCATAATCAGATGCTTTAAGCGTTTTGTTCTCTCGAGCAACTTTCTTTCTTCGCCACGGTCGAACAGTTCTCGCAATTCCTGTACGATGCCGTCAATTTCAAGGCTTTCCGTGATTTCCTGGAATGCTTTTGTTGTGATAACGAAGCCTTCGGGTGTTGGGAGTGACAGGACATTCTTTATTTCTCCCAGATTGGCCGCTTTCCCGCCTGCTTCGTCGGCTGAATCCCTGGTTATGAGGTCCAGAGGCAGTACATAGGCGGTATGAGCTATGATTGGACGACCTGCCAGCTCTTCTTCGATTTCCCGGCGGATCCTTTCGTAGGCTTCATAAAGTGCATGGTATCGTCGCTCTCCGAGCAGGTTCAGGTTGTAAATGAGCTTGTAAACCTCATCGCCTACTGCCTCGCACATGGAAATTATATATTGCCGGTCGAAGACATATTCACCGCCCAGTTTTTCTCCCATGTCGGCAATGAGCTCCAGGATTCGGTTGTTCTGCTTCAAAATGGTGCGAAAGGTATCGAAAATAACCGCAAAAGGATAGGGCGGCCTCTTTTTTCTGACTCTGACCAGCCTGGACAGAAGCCTTTTTACTATGGTCATGGCCTGTACTACCCCACAGGGGCTTAAGGGTTAGTGTGATCCTCCTTTTCCGCCGAAAAGGAAGCCCATCAGGAGTCCTGCAAAAACCGCAATCACCGTAGCCAGAATCCCGTAAAGGGCAGAGTGGTTAAAGGCCAGAGCGGCCAGGATCGCCGGAAACCCCGTCAACCTGACCTCAATTGGTCGTTCAAGCACCTGCCCAACCTTGCCTTCTGACAGGACATAAACCTGGAGTTTGTAATGACCAGGGGCAAGCCTGGAAGGCAGATGAACTCTGGCGAAGAATTGCCTGTTTCCGCCGCTCGCCCCTCCAAAGCTTATCGTTCCCACATTTTCGCTATAAAGACCTTCACTTTTTTTCAGCTTGAGGAACTCGTTGAATAATAGCGAACGATCAACCTCCGATTCCGTTTCTATCGTTATTTTATCTCTGAGACTTTTCAAACCAAGCCGTTCCGCAAGCTCAGCACTTGACGCATAAACTATAACGGTGCCCGGAGCGCCCTTAAAAGTGACCGTGTCCATGTTCATCCATAAAAGTCCAAAGATTTTCCCTTTTCTTTTAAGATGGAACTCCTGTGGCGAACCTATGAATCTTACGGCAACATTGGCATCCTCGGGAACGTAACCCGATACGGCTATATAAGTGCCGTGATAAAAAGCATCTATATTGATTATTTCGGGCGTTACCGTGAAATTTTCCAGGGCTTGCACACTCCCCCCGAAAAGAAAGGGGAGAAAAATACACAGAAAGACGGCCTGTCTGATTTTTCGAACCATTTAGTGTCCTCCTTTGTAAGCAAGCATGATGTCCGGTGGCAGCAGAAGTCCCAGCAACATTTTCACCATCACGAGAAGAACGAGGATTGCAAGGAAGATCTTTAACTGCTCTCCCCTAAGGCGCTTACTTATTCGGGCGCCGAACTGTGCCCCCACCGTTGATCCCAGCAGGAGGAATAGAGCCAGCATAAAATCAACCGTATGATTGAGATAAGCCTGCATGATGGTAACGTTCACGCAGGTAAAAAGTATTTGAAACAGGCTTGTACCCACTACCACATGCATGGGCATCCTGAGCAGGTAAACCATGACCGGAACCATGATAAATCCACCACCAACGCCCATAATAGCTGCAAGGATTCCCACAAAGGTTCCGAGACCCAATGGAAGCAGGACTGAGTGTGTGACTCCTGATTTTTCAAAATGAACCTGCCAGGGTAACTTCCTGATCAGCTCAGCGTAACGGGATCTTGAGGGTTTTGAGGGGGTGGTGACCATGGACGGTGCAGGCTTTCTCATTGCTTTGAGACTGTCCTGAAACATATAGGTTCCGATAAATCCGAGCATAATGACGTAGGTTATCTTTATCAGAAAGTCGGCATTTCCCAGGTGACGTAATATTTTGATGACCTGCACTCCGAGGGTTCCACCCAGTATTCCGCCTATGAGAAGAAGAGATCCCATTTTGAAATCCACATTGCCGAGCCTGAAGTGGGCCAATGTGCCTGAGGTCGAAGCCCCAACTATCTGATTAGAATCGGAAGCGGCTGCGACCGTTGGGGGAATGCCGATCATAATAAGAAGAGGCGTCATTAAAAATCCGCCTCCCACTCCGAAAATCCCGGACAGCAACCCAACTATTAAGCCCAGACCCAGTACCAGAATAACATTGATGGCATTCCCGGCTATGGGTAAGTACATGTAAAGACCCATCGTTACACCTCTCAGGAAGATTTTATTGTTTCATTCTGGAACGCACAAATTCAACTCTACAGCCTGTAACACGCTGAACCTGCACGGCGGCAGACAGAATTTCTTCGTTTTCCACAAAAGGCCACACCACTGAATTCACGTTATGTTCCACAATGAAACGTATCACCTCCCTTCTAACGTCACCCCAGACAATAAAGTATTCGACGTTGATCCCGTTAAGGCGCTGCTCGTCAATTAAAGGCTCAATCCTGGACCGAATTTCCGATTCCAGAAGGCAATCTGAATCTTCCTGCAGAACCACAAGCACAAGCACCGCCGCCGATGTTCTGGCGGCAAACTCACAGGCCCTTACGAGAGTCTCCCTAAGAAGTTCTTTTCCGTTTATTACCGCAAGAATCCTGTCCTCCATCTCCGCTGCCTCCATTGGGGTGAAAATCAAGAATTGTTCCAGTGGGAATAACTTATTGCATTGACTGGGATTTCTTTAAAAGGTATTGAAGTTTTTGCCCTATGTGGGGTTCGCTTATGTTTCATAATGAAACCTATCAGCCCTCTTCGAGGTGATTTAAATGGGATCCTGTAATTCCAGAATCTTCGTAAGTGTGGATGATGGAGTCCGACTTGAAGCCTCCTTCCGTGTCGGATCTCCCCTGGAAGCCGTTCTAATATGCCACCCCCATCCACTTTACGGTGGAGACATGGACAACAATGTGGTGCTGGCGATAGAGGATGCCTTCCTGTCTTGTGGTTTTAGCACTCTGAGGTTCAATTTTCGTGGTGTGGGCATGAGTACGGGCGTGTATTCCGGAGGATCTGGGGAAGAGCTTGATGTTCTTGCCTGCTATAGATTCCTTAAGAACAGAGGAGTTGGGGAAATATGGGCTGCAGGATATTCTTTTGGAGCCTGGGTGCTTGCAAGGATAATGGATCGTGTGAAAGACTGGGCGGGGATGGTACTTGTGTCGCCCCCCGTCGATTTCATGGCGTTTCCGGGTTTTTCAGAACCCTCTTTTCCGACTCTGGTTCTTTTCGGATCAAAAGATCCCTACTGCTCACCCCCGTCTCTTGCAAAATGGATCGGGGATGTAACTGAAAATGTTGAAAAGCTCATGGTGGAAGGAGCAGACCACTTCTACGTCGGGCATGGTGGGTCTATTGCTGAGGCAATTAAGAAGTTCCTCGATGAGCATAAAAAAAGGAGAATCATTAACAAAGTCCGTTAGAACAGATCATTCCAACATTGGCTTTTTACAGGCTTGACAGACCTTTGCGCCTCTTTATACTCATGCCGCCAGTCTAAAATTTTGGAGATAAAAATGATGCGCATCAAACTGGAAGATATACCGAAAGAAGGTAAGCAGCTTGTTTTTTTATGGGGACAGGAATCAATCCAGTCATTCCTGGCTCCAAAAGATCCCCATGGAATTGCCATTCCCGATCCTCTGAGTGTGGAGATTTATCTGTTCAGGAAGGCTTCTCAGGTTCACGTTACGGGAAGTATTCGTGGGAAACTGAACATGGTGTGTCACCGCTGCCTTGAGTCCTTTTCCTTTCCTCTGGAAATATCTGTAGAAACTTTTCTACAGAGGAAGCCCACATATTTGAAAGAGGATGAAGTGGAGCTGAGCGAGGAGGACCTCCTGTGGGAATTTTTTGACGGCGACGAAATAGATGTGGATCTTCTCGTAGCCGAGGAAATATTTCTCAGCCTCCCTCAGGTGCTTCTCTGTAGCGAAGACTGTAAGGGTCTGTGTCCCGTGTGCGGGAAAAATTTGAATATCCAGACATGTTCGTGTAAAAGAATGGAGTTTTCGCCTTTCGAGACTTTGAAAGAACTGAGGGATTCTTTTTCGTCCTGAGATATTTTTTAGAACGGAAAGGAGATTATGCTATGGCGGTACCAAAAAGGAGAACATCCAGATCTAGAAGGAACAACAGGCGGTCTCATGATGCCATTTCTGCGCCGGCCCTTTATCTCTGTCCCAGGTGCAAGAGCCCCAAATTACCCCACAGGGTATGCCCGAACTGTGGAACTTATAGAGGTAGAGATGTGCTGAAGATTGAAGAAGAGTAGCTTTCTTCAACACCGGCTTTCGTTAAGGTGCGTATGGGTGTTGAGATTGGCCGTGTTTTAGTCTAATAGTTTTTTGTCTCCCGCCGTGGGTGATGGCGGAAGCTATTGTTAAAAAAACATCAAAGTTCCTTTAAGCCCGAGATGTCTTGTTTATTTCGGCAAGGGCTGTGATGAAATGTTTTGGCTTTGCGATGTGACCGACCTTCGCTTGAGTTCACGGGTTTTCGGGGTTTACGGGCCTTGAGGAGGCGGGAAGGTGGATTATTTTCTCACGGAAGAACAAAAAATTTTGCAGGAAATCGCTTACGAGGTAACGCGGGATTACATACGACCGGTCAGAGCAGAGCTGGATGAGGCGGAAGAGTTTCCCTGGGAGGTTTTAAAGGTTCTGGCGAAAACCGACCTTTTCGGCGTTTGTATTCCCGAAGAGTACGGTGG is part of the Thermodesulforhabdus norvegica genome and encodes:
- a CDS encoding HD domain-containing phosphohydrolase, with product MGQSEKILFVDDEPNLLMAVKRSLHNRFSVDTAESGKEGLEKIKKQGPYAVVVADLRMPIMDGIQFLTRVREISPETVRMMLTGYADVTTAIEAINSGNVFRFLTKPCAVDVLVKNLEAGLQQYRLIRAEKELLEKTLKGCIALLSEVLSLTNPEAFGRASRIARYAVWIAREVGYGELWKVETAAMLSQLGCLLVPEETILKVYRGEELVGEEKQLMEMHPSVAAHLIRHIPRLEDIARIVAYQEKHYDGSGIPIDTVKGEEIPIESRILKLAIDLEKLVSAGHPITESYQIMRSCSGVYDPALMPGLARIVNIQANYKKKSLYLKELRGGMIVAGSVYSSDGRLLIREGHEITPVILQRLRNFAATVGVNEPIEVYVPQQSSDRSPN
- a CDS encoding sigma-54-dependent transcriptional regulator, with protein sequence MIVRRIAIVDDEQLVCKRLESALSREGHEVETFLSAKSFCQRLSHVDFDVVLLDLRLPDGDGMSILRHIKRQKPHTEVIIITGYGSINNAVEAIKEGAFHYVTKPIRLPEIRHLVRRALERISVQEENIRLKREITTSSSFDGIIGTSRPMQEVFSVIKKVAPLDCNVLIQGASGTGKALVARAIHRLSQRSEKPFVCFNCGGFTEELISSELFGYEKGAFTGAIERKIGLLETADGGTVFLDEIAEMPPSMQVKLLHVLQDKQILRVGGTTPIKLDIRIIAATNKDLKQEVESGRFREDLYYRLNVVSISLPPLSERKEDIPVLVRYMIEKYAKAFGKRVRGVAPEAMSLLLSYDYPGNVRELENIIERAVALADSELITLDDLPPDLSHLELQPLDLRDMITLEEMEKRYIEKVLKKTNYNKSLASRILGLPRTTLWRKIKKYRISL
- a CDS encoding sensor histidine kinase, with translation MFRTIRAKILFITVVSLLFACSVSLIYVWQIMNISHMLLMTQKFEDLLNDILEVRRYEKNFLLYGDPRNLEEGFLYLQDTLKTVHELASDIDRVMGSGTYKTLVSKLGRYSEIIERGRIDKNIILESPDELRDLGKQLVDTANELVRRKREMIHKSFRRTAALPFVFLGVFVIVATLTINLVSQRLLKPLRLIEDTTERVAHGDFSPIPGSWMGNDEISRLIKAFNSMARELEINQEALIQSRKIAAIGTFTAGIAHELNNPLNNICLCADTLIEEYADDLPIEVRELVFDIIQQAERAADIVKNLLDFSRTEKLSLSCLDLREVIYKTYRLVKNQIMLAGIRFEMNIPEQFPQVLGHFRSLQQIFLNLFLNAIQAIENSGSIIVSASEESDEYVRVDVIDDGKGIKPEDLKHIFTPFYTTKGVGRGTGLGLSVTYSLVKKHGGHIEVQSEVGKGTTFSVFLKKCKSGKCEDDSQKNSDS
- a CDS encoding universal stress protein; the protein is MRILFVADQHEYSLYALDELTHVAENTFSDVTMLGILPRQLIPKRGCKGGLFDLGFEHPLIDALERYRQRFMEHWKPEECPYRDNDFRYEWFCVEEGHYEQIKVCRGRLKDLRVKIRFGQPVAEVLSAVDEEGVSLVVLGCTYGPECLWQDDPAFPRKLVNTLPCSVLLVKEKEPINEIHACLDESTITQESLELVNQMAVIHNAKLNIIALTKGGGVKRDVYAWFDEIYGYYRNRGLDVSSSFTEIDDFEKFITERVQNGLLALWMGKKSLLDRLFQRDSIEHFIGTSRTSVLVLR
- a CDS encoding response regulator, with amino-acid sequence MDVRQKTTILVLDDEPIVCKRLKPYLEKNGYEVEVFTDSSKAMERVMEKDFDIVITDLKMEGIDGMTFLTRVKEKSPATQVIVITGFATMETARQSFQKGVFDFIAKPFKLSEIYEIVRRAEKKLRQEALQDTGA
- a CDS encoding PEP/pyruvate-binding domain-containing protein — encoded protein: MTIVKRLLSRLVRVRKKRPPYPFAVIFDTFRTILKQNNRILELIADMGEKLGGEYVFDRQYIISMCEAVGDEVYKLIYNLNLLGERRYHALYEAYERIRREIEEELAGRPIIAHTAYVLPLDLITRDSADEAGGKAANLGEIKNVLSLPTPEGFVITTKAFQEITESLEIDGIVQELRELFDRGEERKLLERTKRLKHLIMDAKIPKRLSGEIEKAVNEVTEKTGTTRPFFAVRSSAWLEDSQHSFAGILRSVLNVRKNAILDAYFDVLSSLYSYEALTYRFRKGIKEHESLIAVLCQVMIYPRCSGVLYTLDPLNPAQGVMRISASWGLGPSVVEGRGRADEFTVDRTAPYSVISMRIVKKESQLVAVDEGGVEWRDVPEEQQYEPCLHSPELSRLADMGMLIERYFKRPQDIEWALDRDGSLYILQARPLIISKPEKPNGCDLATLLLSAPVIMSGKGAIVHQGVAAGRVFVLEDLDKMDQVPHGSILVVRHTSPRLARLIRHIRGIIADYGSPTGHLATIAREFRIPMLVGTESATEVLKTGMEITLDTTQNAVFRGVINELCLQELTEETVFEESYEYRLLRRVLKKMSPLTLLDPQSSDFIPQRCRTYHDITRYVHEKAVDEIIRISETYPHEVGSRPRMLVLPIPLGLFVVDIGGGLHQSQPLPSKISPGDIACTPLSALLEGLLLPGIWSTEPVEVDFGSLMSSVTKTFSYNVAAPDQIGRNLVVISRDYMNLNLRLGYHFNIVDAYITENQNDNYIYFRFAGGVTDDVRKSRRARCIGHILDTFDFVTEVRGDLIVGRVKKLNRSQMYERMKILGALIGYTRQLDTQMDSDALIFHYADRFVETLHSLTKVKGGEHGCQAKNYNTGSGR